The following are encoded in a window of bacterium genomic DNA:
- the thiE gene encoding thiamine phosphate synthase: MFPENYFNKPRICLVTDRKISRYPLIDAVKEAAGAGIDIVQLREKDLPAKEYFQLARQIKIVCERNSVFFFINDRIDIALAVEADGVHLGWQSLPFHIARHLMGKEKIIGISTHSKNEAVSAMEKGADYITLGPIFHTASKEGLIEPLGCDNFSDIRKSIRLPVFAIGGIKENNAEEVVKAGADGIAVISGILQAENIKETVEKLAAQ; the protein is encoded by the coding sequence ATGTTTCCAGAAAATTATTTTAATAAACCAAGGATTTGCCTGGTTACAGACAGAAAAATATCAAGATATCCTTTAATAGACGCGGTCAAAGAGGCAGCCGGCGCGGGCATCGATATTGTTCAACTGCGGGAGAAAGATTTGCCGGCAAAAGAATATTTTCAGCTTGCCCGTCAAATTAAAATTGTTTGTGAACGAAATTCTGTATTTTTTTTTATAAATGACCGTATTGATATTGCGCTGGCTGTTGAAGCAGACGGGGTCCATCTCGGGTGGCAGTCTTTGCCTTTTCATATAGCAAGGCACCTCATGGGCAAAGAAAAAATTATTGGCATTTCGACACATTCCAAAAATGAAGCTGTTTCCGCCATGGAGAAAGGCGCCGATTATATTACGCTTGGCCCCATTTTCCATACTGCTTCAAAAGAGGGCTTGATAGAACCACTCGGCTGCGATAATTTTTCTGATATTAGAAAATCTATCCGGCTGCCGGTTTTCGCCATCGGCGGCATAAAAGAAAATAACGCTGAAGAAGTGGTCAAAGCCGGGGCGGATGGAATAGCGGTTATTTCTGGAATATTGCAAGCGGAAAATATCAAAGAAACAGTAGAGAAATTAGCTGCACAATGA
- a CDS encoding thiazole synthase, producing MAQNSGTQKNDILEISGKKFMSRLLVGTGKYSNFKIMAQALKKSGAEIVTVAVRRVNLTDKTQESLLDYIDIKKYTILPNTAGCFNVDEAVRTARLGREAGLSEMVKLEVIGDQKTLFPDTSRLIEATKILVKEGFIVMPYTNDDIIAAQKLADAGAACIMPLASPIGSGQGILNRNNIIIMREHIKIPIIVDAGVGTASDAAITMELGVDGILMNTAIAGAKDPVLMAEAMKQAVEAGRKAFLAGRIPKKLYANASSPMEGKIN from the coding sequence ATGGCGCAAAATTCAGGCACACAAAAAAATGATATTTTGGAAATCAGCGGCAAGAAATTTATGTCGAGGCTTCTGGTCGGCACAGGGAAATATTCCAATTTCAAAATAATGGCACAGGCACTGAAAAAATCAGGCGCGGAAATTGTCACTGTTGCTGTCCGCCGCGTGAACCTTACTGATAAAACCCAGGAATCACTGCTTGATTATATTGATATTAAAAAATATACGATTTTACCTAATACCGCCGGATGTTTTAATGTTGATGAAGCGGTCCGCACGGCGCGCCTCGGGAGGGAAGCCGGGCTATCCGAGATGGTTAAACTTGAAGTAATCGGCGACCAAAAAACACTTTTTCCCGATACATCGCGTTTAATCGAGGCGACAAAAATCCTTGTTAAAGAAGGCTTTATTGTTATGCCTTACACAAATGACGATATTATTGCCGCGCAAAAATTAGCCGATGCGGGCGCCGCCTGCATTATGCCCCTGGCCTCGCCAATCGGCTCAGGGCAGGGAATTCTCAACCGGAATAATATTATCATTATGCGCGAGCATATAAAAATTCCTATCATTGTAGATGCAGGCGTGGGGACTGCGTCAGATGCCGCAATTACAATGGAATTAGGTGTCGACGGTATTTTAATGAACACGGCAATCGCGGGAGCGAAAGATCCTGTTTTAATGGCTGAAGCAATGAAACAGGCGGTTGAGGCGGGCCGCAAGGCGTTTCTTGCGGGAAGAATACCAAAAAAACTGTATGCGAACGCGTCAAGCCCGATGGAAGGAAAAATAAATTAA
- the pheA gene encoding prephenate dehydratase codes for MELKDLRKKIDLIDSEILELVNKRTDYALKIGSIKKSKGMDTYAPNRENEIIERIVKLNKGPFPDAGLTAVYRELMSATRFLERPIKVAYMGPEATFSHLAALKKFGQSVNYVPVKTIKDVFEEVERKRVDYGVVPIENSIEGVINYTLDMFVESNLKIYGEILLEVSLNLLSNFPMKSIKKIFSHPQPYAQSRNWLENNLPGVPLIETVSTTQAALMAQKNNWSAAIASELAGQMYGLKTIAGNIEDYPHNFTRFLVIKDSCCEKTGHDKTSIVFSVKDKVGALHSILAPFARYKINLTKIESRPSRKKAWDYIFFVDFQGHKDEEKASLCLSKVHDQCNFLKILGSYPDAKIR; via the coding sequence ATGGAATTAAAAGATTTAAGAAAAAAGATCGATTTGATTGATTCGGAAATTTTGGAATTAGTGAACAAAAGGACTGATTATGCCCTGAAGATAGGGTCAATAAAAAAATCCAAAGGAATGGATACATATGCGCCGAACAGGGAAAATGAAATTATTGAAAGAATTGTAAAACTTAATAAAGGGCCGTTTCCTGATGCCGGGTTAACTGCGGTTTACCGGGAATTAATGTCAGCAACGCGTTTTCTTGAAAGACCTATAAAGGTAGCTTATATGGGTCCGGAGGCAACGTTTTCCCATCTCGCGGCCCTGAAGAAATTCGGCCAATCGGTAAATTATGTGCCTGTTAAAACTATAAAAGATGTTTTTGAAGAGGTGGAACGGAAGCGGGTGGATTACGGAGTTGTTCCTATTGAGAATTCAATTGAAGGGGTCATAAATTACACTTTAGACATGTTTGTTGAATCAAATCTTAAAATTTACGGGGAAATATTGCTGGAAGTGTCGCTTAATCTTCTATCGAATTTCCCAATGAAAAGCATTAAAAAGATTTTTTCTCATCCGCAGCCCTATGCGCAATCAAGAAATTGGCTGGAAAATAATTTGCCGGGTGTCCCGCTTATAGAAACAGTGAGCACCACCCAGGCCGCTTTGATGGCCCAGAAAAATAACTGGTCGGCGGCTATAGCAAGCGAGTTGGCCGGGCAAATGTATGGCTTAAAAACTATTGCCGGAAATATCGAAGATTATCCTCATAATTTTACACGGTTTTTAGTAATAAAAGATTCTTGCTGCGAAAAAACAGGCCACGATAAAACCTCTATAGTTTTTTCTGTAAAAGACAAGGTCGGTGCACTGCACAGTATTCTTGCTCCATTTGCCAGGTATAAGATTAATCTCACCAAAATTGAATCAAGACCGTCCAGAAAAAAAGCATGGGATTATATATTTTTTGTAGATTTTCAGGGACATAAAGACGAGGAAAAAGCATCTTTATGCCTTTCAAAAGTACATGATCAATGCAATTTTCTAAAAATACTGGGTTCCTACCCTGATGCGAAAATAAGATAA